ttataatttcaatttttttggtAATATTCACTTATAGAATAAGATACAAAATAATCTCCCTTTGTACAAGCTCGATTACAATTTCTCATTTGCATTTGTCTtagactaataactaataagtcacGTCCCtttttttaagcatgtaattaatttggagattttcttttagagacaaacttaataaaaatgtagtcactttaggattgccttttaaaataaatgagatgagtctcgcctagcaaaacgcacagattgcggggccctcacaaatgtacgtattaattacttagaactcgggatcggcctcTTAGCAAACTTCGCGGCCTTTTCCCAAAACAACcgcgcgttagtctctttaggcgcgtactttaataatttacctccttaaattcgggtgcacatttaggtgacccaaatccaaatctcaacggagtcgaaatgtgtcgctaatcacgggtacattgattgtgacgtggttcgagatgcatgtccatgacgttgcaaattcctttaaaaaataataaacgagcctcgacaaacaagaaaacacaaattgcggggccctcaacggatagttattttgaatgcttagatttcgagacaggccgcatagcgaactttacgacttttctcaaaataacaacgcgttagtctttaggcgcgtatttaataatgttattttcctaaactcgggtgcaaatttatgtgacccaaatccaaatctcaatgaagttagaacgtatcaaaaattgcgggtatatttatgtggcgcaattcgagatgcattctcacgacgttgcaattctttgaataaataataacaaagtggtaaacagttaaaatttgcacgtaggttcataattgtataaaatcagataatcaagccgaatatgacagttgagcgaccgtggtagaaccacggaactcgggaatgcctaacaccttctcccgggataacagaattccttatccggatttctggtgcgcagactgttaaacagagtcattcttttcctcgattcggaattcaaccggtgacttgggacaccataaatctcccaagtggcgactctgaaataaataaataaatctcgttttgattgtcccttaattggaaaaactccccttctGCGCCCCTTTGAGGCGGGCGCAGGTAAAATGGAGGTGTGACACTATAAATAagacattttaccatttttaggttaagttttgtatTCAGAAACGCAGCTGAGCTCGTGAGACCGATATTGTAGCcatttttttgacatttttgctccccattaacaatagattattgtagtttcttcttagtaattaattaatatgtttagtttttcatctatttcttcagtgTCTTCTataattatgtgtagctaaacccattagctagggttgtggctcaacgctagtgtgggtaattgatgggtgttgccatctaggatTGGATTGATATTGGTtttttgctatttgggttgattttatatttttattcaagaattgatggttgcaaacactgattcaagcttagtAGATTTAACTCTTCTCGAAAGAGAGAGTTTATGatcccaaaattgacccaacaaggaattaggatggacccatgagaaatggtagtcccaattaacgggttaaatctcgagagagtaatcaccctacttgaaccctagttgcttggtctcatTGGCCTGCCCAATTGAtttcgagagagtcaattgggcaaaatcactctctctactgagAGGTGTAAGAGTGGGtgcaattgtgcaacggttacaGCATAGTCCCCAAATATGTCTATCtatccttagtaacatctacccgtcaattagccatctaggtgatgctacgaccctagtgctcttctacccattaattacaacttagcaatattctcttagcataatttagctttaatccttagttttataatagtagttataaataaaaaaattaaaaaaatatttgaagtgacattagaagcacaaccgcaactctaggctagacagaaaatacaactccattACTAGCTCCCCgtggaaattcgatcccggacTTCTATTCGGGCAAAAGCTATTGCGAtccgctcttcctaccatagCGTAGTGTCGAGTCGGCAGCGATCACCCAGCTACAAATCATGGCCCATCGCTTAGGACTTTGCTCATGCTTTCCTCTTTATTGAATTTGACAATGAAAAAGTCTCATCCTAAATCAATTAGGGTGAGTGGTTCGTTTGGTTTCCACAGAATAGTAAGTTTAGCCTTTAATAGATGATGTGAAATTTTTCCCCCAAACAATTTGATAATCAAGGAGTATTTCCAATATTTGTAGAGCCTGATTTTGTCTTCAATTGATAATGGGATGGGTATATGTTCTCAGGGTTTAGTTCAAAAACTTGGTTTTGTAGCCCGGATTGGTATGGCTCATAGTTTGTGGAGGAAACTAAAAAATTTTCTAGTATGATTTTCTTGAAGGAATTCTTCACCGTGTTGTCCTCATCCATAGCGGAGCTTAGGTCTAGGATTTATATATCAGGAGGTTCCGGTGGTATTCCGATGAGGTCTCTCTATGTAAGAGTGGAGAAGTGGCCATTTCTGGGTGGCTGTTTGGTTAGTTTCAAGTTAGAGAGATGTTGGTATTTCTCTCTCCTTTCACCTTTTTACTTTTTAGTCCGGTGAAAGTGTAATTCCTTCGTTAACTAGTTAGAAATTAACGCTATGCTTAACAAATTATAGCAAAAAATTTTACACTATCAAGTTACTTAAAATCCAATTATAGTTAATTGTTTACAATAAATGTGGATGAATAATATTTGAATTACTTCAATAACTTGTTACCATATGTTAAATTACACTAATagtacaataaatatttttatataaatatatactccTCTTTAATTTATGTTGTACAGTTTGACTAGTgtaggagaattaagaaaacaaaTAAAGACTTTTAGTCTTTCACACTACTAGTAATTTGGCAAAAATAAACTGCGGTTGACCGACGAAACCAACCAACTtcggtcggttttctttggcgcaaaatgtggaaaactatttttgaatcccgtgaaatttatttttcaagaaaccgactaATTTTGGTTGTTTTTTTTAGAATAAATTAAAATCAATATTAAAAAACAAACcgattcggccggtcattttaaaaaaccgaccgaatTCGATcggtaattttattatttaataaaaCGGTTATTTTCGtgtgaaaatacaattaaagagtataaatgaaataaaagacggtcttaaaacaaaatgcaccaatggtctagtggtagaatagtattctGCTATAGTATAGATCTCgattcgattcccagatggtacaGTTTTTAATTACATAGTTAAAATACCGACCGACTTTGGTcgaaaaaaatcgaccaacttcgGTCAGTTTTTTCggcaattttttttgtatttaattGACCGACCTAAATCGGTAGAAAAATACCGATCAAAGTCGGTTGGTTAGCTCTACCTATGTTACTATTACCGACCGCCACGAATCGATCGgtttttggtcgatttttgccACTTACCGACCAATATCGGTCggtttttcccccttttttagtTGTGTCATATGCCATTAGATTTTTGTATTTATAAAAGCATGCCATTAAAGTTAAACAAGAAAGTTTAAAATTAAGTTCTTtccaaatatataaataatataattttttttgtaaaatggaCTAATAAGAAAATAGTGTCACAATATCTGTTTTAAATTTCATTCTTTATACTAGAGATGAGTAGTTATGGTTTTTTCTTAGATGGACAAATATTCACCTCATTCAAAATTCATAGTTTACAACTAACACGAGTTTTTTGAAAGAGTTGTTCATtcaaaataatgaaaagaaaataaatgcaaaatagCCTTGAGTTGATAGCTGATGCCTTACAAAAGTAAAGATAAAAGAAAGCAAtattaaaagaaagaaaggagaatTTGAACCTTGGGAGCATAATACAAACAACCAAATTTTTACTTAAAAAGAATGGAGTACATAAATTAGAGATCAACTCAGCAAGATCTTCTtgctcaaaacaaccaaaacaaaatattttggagaacaaaaataacaaacacgAGAAGTAAAATATTGAAGCTCAAAGGGAGTACATTGAAGATTTTATTTCCGATAAGAAAATGGAACAAGTGCAGCTTTCACATTGACGTCCTTCTCGATTCATGATGTGTGTCATCGTTGGGCAGAGACCATGCTAATCTTCGTTGTATCGTTCCAATTTTGACGTCCTTCTAGTATTGTGGCAATGAACACTCAATAGGCATAACTCCCTTGAATCGTGTAGTATCTTTGCAATAGTCATAAATCATGTATTTGCTCCTAATTGAGTTCATTTGATCCACTTTAGGAGCACTCAATTTACTGTATAAAGGAGAATTCCACCAATTGGATTTAGTAGGAATAGCACATTGAACAATACTCAATGGTCCATTCCAATAACAAGCTCTTGGCCTAAACTTACGATATGTTGCAATAAATGGTGCATTTGTCCAATCAATTTTATCACGTCCACCTCTTGTTGCCCATTCATCTGCATTCCAAAGGCTAGAGTATATTCTCATTCCTTGTTGGTTTGGATATGGAATTCCTTTGAATTGATAATTTCTAAATACCCTAATTGGAATACCATCAACATACCATCTGGAAAAAAAAAGTAGTGACATATCAAATTTCAAGATTCTCTTGCTTTCTAATTAGATACAGTCAAACCTTTCTATAACAACATCTCTATATAATAGTTATTCACTATAAAAACTAAATTTTTTTCGaaaccaatttttatgttatgttataatatatgtcctctATAACAACACTCACTATAGCAGCCAATAAAAATATCTGAACGAAcgaggttgttatagagaggtttgactgtatatgGTTGCACGTCTATTTGGAATAATGAAAGTCATTTTCCGGAAAATGATTTACTTTCTGAAAATTGCTTTTGATCATATTCGGATGGAtggtgaaaaatatttttcgaaaaatcaTATTTATTAAAGATTGATAATAATAATGTCTAAGTGGTGGTGATTGAAACTTAAGAATTGAGATATCTTTGGAGAAAAATGACTTCCTTCCTAGAGTGAGGGAAGTCAATTCTCTCCTTTTGGATTTGCAACCAAATACCGAAAAAAtgattattttatgaaaaaactATTTTCCAAAAAGTATATTTCGTGATACAAAATACACTccaatttttttataaataaatagaTACTAAGAGTAGGGAAAGTTGACATATAAGCTGGTTTTCGTATAATGGAAGAAAGTTGTCTGAAAAAATCGACTTACAcgacagcattagggttccaatgaATGGTGTAGTTGTGAAAATCAGCAGTTGGATCAAACCAAGGATAAAACTGTTGCTCCCTATTTCCAACACCTTGGGTATAAATATTTGTGTGGAGAATGTAAGGTTGTCCTGATACATTTCCTAAAAACTCGAAGTCGATTTCATCATGCTTGGTACCCGTAGAAGATAACTgcaaatgataaataaataaaaatatcatcAGTACATAGAATTCTAATAATTTTTGTACAATTGATTGACTCTTAACATCCTTTTTGATTTTGTTAGTTGCTTATTAAGAAATTCAAATTTGAATATTGTACGGTCATACCTTTCTATAACAACATCTCCATATAACAGTCactcactataaaagtcaagcttTTGTTGGAAAAGATTATTATGTTGTGTTATAATATATGTCCgttataacaacacttcactatagcaGCAAAAGAACATCATAACAAACGagattgttatagagaggtttgccTATATATATACTAACATAGTATGTTGTGACTGTTCCAGCTGAGTTGTTAGGTACCAACTTGATAAGCATTTCAAAGCTACCAAAGAGAAATGTTCTTTTTGATTGCGCACCAGAACCTGAAAGTTAGAACCAAATTAGTCAATAATATTGTCaacctaaaaatttaaaaattctgcttttttttttctttttctcaatcAAACAAAAATGTCATTCTTATTTTGGCACCCCTTTTCACTTAATTATTTGGGGAGGCACTCCCCTCCCGCCAGAGGTAAATATAGAGCAGGTTCTGTGGTTTCAATCGAAACCATTATTTTCGACTCaaactatatataaaatatgtatatatacagtCACGCCTCTCTATAACATCATCTCTATATATAACAactattcactataaaagccaaaatTTTTCGGAACCGTTTTGTGTAATGTTATAATATATCATTTCTATAACAGCACTTCACTATAGCagccaaaaaatatcggaacaaacgaggctgttataGGGAAGGCTACACAAGTAATTAAGAATTTttgcatatattatacatatgAAAAGAAAATTAAACTTGCCTGCAGATTTATCAAGGACAAGTTGAAGATCATCCCCTAGCATTTGACAATGATGAGCACCCCAATTAACATACATGCTACTTGAAATCTTTCCATTGACTATAGCACAATGAAAAGCAATTGTAGCAATGATCAAAACCAAGGAATTAAAAGCTATGAATTTGGCCATCTTTATAAATTTGTGAGTAACTTGAAATGGCACGTTTTGCTCTTAGGCTGTGTACGCTTTATATAGCTGAAAATTAAGACCCTTTCAATTACTTTGTAAATgtttttttatgtattttgtgCTGACCATGTCTGAGGTTGACATTCTAAATACCGAGTGGACGCAGTTGGCAATAAACTAAAAAAATCTGGTTACATGTATGTTGTATCTATTAGCTTCTGAgcaaggaaaaaaataaaataaaaaattgaaatttgataTAGATATATCTCGAAACTTACAGCAACAAAGACCATTTTGAGTGGCTTCAGGATTAGTACGGTTTTTGGTCTCAAATTTTAATTGTTTTGACGAACTgattttgttttatatattttaacctttttcaaaagcaaaaagaatttattacttttttttttcctttcaaattcaCTCGTAAAAATGTATATAAGACctttaagaaaaataaacactAGTTTAGACAAATGATCTAATTATTAAGAATATTAACTAAAATATCTTTCTTAAGGGGTGTGCAAAAATTTTAACGAACAGATGAGTATCTAATTTCAAGTTAGAAATTTCTAGTAATTAAGAATGCTCGGGGATAGTGGTGGCAAAACATATTATCTACTAAAAAATGGGttagataatgaactttttaaaaacgggtcaaatatggataagaaccatattattcaTTTAgtaaatggataaccaatgggtaaCCAATGAATAACCAATGAGTCTAaattttacatttgtaaagcctcaaattggggctTCTTCAAGTTAGGGAGACTATGAATTCTACCAAAAATaatcatatgcaagaagtcatggataatatggttactcatattatccatCGGTTAACCCATATTTTAcctgtattaaatatgggtcgggtcggataattgatCCATTTTTTCATTACCCATTTTCGATCCAAACCATATCTGATCCGACCCACCAGTTTGCCACTCTACTCAGGGATGTGAGTTTTGAAAGCTAATTAACTAGCTAAATAAGTTCTTCCCCAGCTATATatgtcaaattattttgaaaatgtgAAGAGTTTGGATTTAGGGTTTTGAATAACGTGCATGAGACTAAAAGATTTTGAGATAACAAGTTGGCTATTGTTCAATATGAGAAGTGATTATCTCCAAACTAGGTCTAGACGTGCAGACCATAACATTAAATTCTTTGTATTGGGAGAACTATATAAACATCAAATGAGAGTGACCCAAAAAATTTGTGTCTCAAAGTATTGATCTATTTATATTGTGTGGCTTGATAGAGAGAACGATCAACTTTTTTTTGGACATATTTTCCAAATTAAATTGTGTACTGTCTAATTTGCATCTCCTACTACATCTTTCTTTACGGTAGTTTTATATTCGGATGAAGTACACAGATAGCCCTTAAAGTGGATGGTCTTGAATTTTTATCTCAGCTTACCCTATAAGTAGAATTTCAAGTTTAACCCGTGTTGCCTCTCGCTTGCTCCAAGGGCAACACTTTTAACTTTTGTTGAGTTGTCCCATATCGGAGGGATTTGAAGTCATTGatctccttatatggtcttgggcaaTCCTCGCCTCATAAGCTagattttggggttgagttaggcccaaggtccatttGTTGGGCCTCCATTTATGTTGTTCATGCTCCAGTTTGCAGTCCTGGGCGTGAGGGGGTGTTGAGTTGTCTCACATCAAAGGGATTTGAGGtccttggtctccttatatgCTCTTTGTTAATCATCACCTcataagctagcttttggggttgagttaggccgAAGTTCCATCTATCAACTTTTGACCTTGAGATTCTGCTCATGGGGCAAGCCGAGGTCAAAAGTTAAAAATATGCCAAACTGCGTCATATTTGcaatttttgtttatatttggTACGTTTTGGCTTTAACATGTAGGAGTGGGCATAGTTTGGGCAAATCCGAAATCCAAACCGAAATTCAAAGTTTTTAGATTTTTAGATTAtggatttaattttttaaattttcgaattTCGGATTGATTAATGGATTTGGTACTTTGAATTTTTGGATATtcgaaaatccaaaatttatataCTTCATATTTAGTCCATTATCCCAATGCCAATAGTAATAAATTCAATAACCTACCCATtagatattatctcatatatttaatattaattactaagttaccgaaaaaatatttttctatttagATATGATTTTACTATTGTTATTTCTTATCAACAATATTAAtgtctttgttgtatttttttaataataatttcacttgaatactttatttggatgattTACGGCGAGACTGAGGAACTTTTCAGGTAATTTAACATGAGTACTTCATTTTGGATATTCATTTTTGTAAGAAGAAGAGATATTTCAACTTATAAGCTCAAATtcgaaaatccaaaatatccaaGCCGATTACTCAGAAATCGAACTTAAAAAATTCGATCAATCCGAACTTTTGGATTGTCATTTCTTCAATCTTAAAATCAAcaattcaaattgaaattttcaTATCCAATCCGAACTGCCCGAACGCCCACCCCTATTATCACGtagcttttaaaaaaaaaattgaaatccaCACTTTGTCGCATGAAAATGCGTAATATTAGATATTTCTTCATGAGTATAATCTATATTTCGTTACATATCTATGATATAGCAAGATGTTTTTCCAAACTTCCCCATTTggttctttctattttttcagGCACCCTCtccaacaaaaaaataaaaataaataaaaataaacaaattgttatgaatagaattctatttagagtgaatgtctatcttgtagagagttttactttgtggctaagtcatttttcccctataaatagaggggtcctACCCCATTGTAAAtgatcccaaaattcaataagaatttcctctctctctttctctgcaatattgttcttctacttttattgttttattacacgttatcagcacgagactctaccatctcaagaagctctttgagaaaattaaggtagcttttctcctctttttaattatgactgacattatgaaaagaaagtttgttgcccttgaaatttcgggcaagaactatatggCATGAGTGTTGaatgctgaaatccatttagatgcaatgggtcttggagacgccattaaagacaaaactaaagcatccacccaagactgtgctaaggccttgattttcttgcgccatcaccttgatgaagggttgaaaatagaata
Above is a window of Nicotiana tabacum cultivar K326 chromosome 8, ASM71507v2, whole genome shotgun sequence DNA encoding:
- the LOC107805693 gene encoding putative xyloglucan endotransglucosylase/hydrolase protein 26, with protein sequence MAKFIAFNSLVLIIATIAFHCAIVNGKISSSMYVNWGAHHCQMLGDDLQLVLDKSAGSGAQSKRTFLFGSFEMLIKLVPNNSAGTVTTYYLSSTGTKHDEIDFEFLGNVSGQPYILHTNIYTQGVGNREQQFYPWFDPTADFHNYTIHWNPNAVVWYVDGIPIRVFRNYQFKGIPYPNQQGMRIYSSLWNADEWATRGGRDKIDWTNAPFIATYRKFRPRACYWNGPLSIVQCAIPTKSNWWNSPLYSKLSAPKVDQMNSIRSKYMIYDYCKDTTRFKGVMPIECSLPQY